TCAACTGCTGCGTACGGCGTTCGCCAGGATCGCGTCCCGCATGTACACCGCGAGCCCCGGCCGGATGGCCTCGTAGGTGGCCGCGAAGCGCTCGTCCGCCACGTACATCTCGCCGAGGCAGGTGTGGAACTCGTGTGAGCAGGCGTAGTGCCAGCGCCCGATGAACAGGCGGTGCTCCTCCGCGACGTCCATCGCCTCTCCGGAATCCGCGGGCACCCCCTGGCCGAGCAGGTCCGCCATGCGCGCGTGCAGGGCGTTGAACCCGTCGGCGATCCGCTGATAGTCCTCCTTGGTGTACGAGGCGGCCTTGCGCATCGACTCCTTGTAGGCGTCGGTGTCGCCCCAGCGCCGCTCGGCCTCCTCCGCGTACTGGTCGGGGTCGTGGTCCCCGAAGACCTCGAACTTCTCCTCGGGCGTGAGGTTGATGCCCATCTTCTTCGCCTCCATGGCGGTCTGGACGGCGGCGGCC
This Streptomyces sp. NBC_01283 DNA region includes the following protein-coding sequences:
- a CDS encoding MerR family transcriptional regulator: MGYSVGQVAGFAGVTVRTLHHYDEIGLLVPSERSHAGHRRYCDDDLDRLQQILFYRELGFPLDEVAALLDDPGTDPHVHLRRQHELLTARITKLQEMAAAVQTAMEAKKMGINLTPEEKFEVFGDHDPDQYAEEAERRWGDTDAYKESMRKAASYTKEDYQRIADGFNALHARMADLLGQGVPADSGEAMDVAEEHRLFIGRWHYACSHEFHTCLGEMYVADERFAATYEAIRPGLAVYMRDAILANAVRSS